The window TGTGTGGTCGTTTTACCTCGTCAGCGGCTATGTGTCGTTGCTTCTGATACTCATGGCTATTGCGGCCATAGTGACGATGCGCGAGATAACGAAGCAAGATGATCAACGTCTGCGGCAGGTGATGATGCGAGCGCGGATGCGGGTGCGTCACATGGCGAATCGCAGCACGTGGGGTGCGATTTCGTATGGGCCGCTAAGATTTAAAAGGCGGCGGGGCTAAGGAGCATCACGGAATGGGCTGCTGTCTGTTCCAGGCAGAGTGAGCCCAATCCCGCAGGACACACACCATGAGAACTCGCTTAGAAGTCAGTAAAGCGGCCTCGGCTCAGGTTCCGGCCAGTGACTATATTCCGTTGGGCACCCCCATCACGGCCCACGTGGTCAAGCTGTCGAACACGGGCGATTACCTTGCCATCTGGCGATTGGAAGGGATCACGTTTGAAACCGCGGATCGGGCCGAGATTTTGCTGCGGAAAGAAGGGTTGCACAACTTTATTCGCGCGTTAGGAGGTGGGAACTACGCGGTGTGGTCCCATAAGATTCGTCGGGTGGTCACCGAACGGTTATCGGGCAAGTCCCCAAATGCGTTTTGTGAAGAGTTGAACGATCGCTACTATCGGTCCTTCGACAGTCATCGGCAGATGGCCACGGAATTGTATCTGTCGGTAGTGTATCGCCCCTTCCCCTCCAGAGTCCGGAGTTTTTTCACACGATTAAAGGGGCGGAGTCTGCAACAGATTCGCGATCAAGAGACCGAACATCTCGCCATTCTGGAAGATACGGCCTGCCAGCTGGAAGCCAGCTTGAGGCGCTATGAGCCTCAGCGACTCGGTACCTATACGAAACAGGACATCGTCTATTCGGAGATGCTCGCCTTTCTAGGCTATCTCATCAACGGTGTCTGGGAAGAGATCCCCTTTCGTCGCGCACCGTTGACGTCCTACCTCCCAACCTCGCGGCTCCACTTTGGCGATAAAACCGGGATGGTGGAGATCTGGCATCCGAAGGAACGGAAATTCGCGGGGTTTCTGGACATGCAGGAGTATCCTCAGTTTTCCGAGCCGGGAATGAATAACGGCATCCTCTATGGAGAGGACGAGTATATCGAGACGCAGAGCTATTCGATCTACAACAAGCGGGATGCTCTCAAGGCGCTCGACAAACAGAAAGGCCATTTGATCGCGTCAGAAGATGCCGCGACCAGAGAAATTGAGCAAATGGATCAGGCGGCGGAAGACATCCAAAGCGGCCTCATTGATCTGGGGGAGTATCATTATACCATCGCCGTGTTCGGAGCCACGATGAACGCGGTGGCGAAGTCCCTGGCGGAACTCCGGGCCATATTTCAAGATGGATCAGGTTTTAAAATGTCCCCGGTCGATGTGATCCCGGAATGCGCGTGGTACGCCCAGATTCCCGGAAACTGGAGCCTCAGGCCGCGAGAGGCGACGATTACCAGCCGGAATTTTGTCTGTTTGAGCCCCTTTCATAATTTCGCCCGTGGGAAACGAGCCGGCA is drawn from Nitrospira sp. and contains these coding sequences:
- a CDS encoding VirB4 family type IV secretion/conjugal transfer ATPase; protein product: MRTRLEVSKAASAQVPASDYIPLGTPITAHVVKLSNTGDYLAIWRLEGITFETADRAEILLRKEGLHNFIRALGGGNYAVWSHKIRRVVTERLSGKSPNAFCEELNDRYYRSFDSHRQMATELYLSVVYRPFPSRVRSFFTRLKGRSLQQIRDQETEHLAILEDTACQLEASLRRYEPQRLGTYTKQDIVYSEMLAFLGYLINGVWEEIPFRRAPLTSYLPTSRLHFGDKTGMVEIWHPKERKFAGFLDMQEYPQFSEPGMNNGILYGEDEYIETQSYSIYNKRDALKALDKQKGHLIASEDAATREIEQMDQAAEDIQSGLIDLGEYHYTIAVFGATMNAVAKSLAELRAIFQDGSGFKMSPVDVIPECAWYAQIPGNWSLRPREATITSRNFVCLSPFHNFARGKRAGNPWGEALALFKTPSGQPYYFNFHASPEDKDSRDEKYPGNTFICGTTGVGKTALEMALLSFATKYRGLRCVFFDKDRGAEIGIRAMGGKYFPLKRGAPTGFNPFQLEPTAHNLQFCEKLIRQFIKTAGQDLPLLSAKEQHEISHAVRIVMSEAVSREVRCLSLIMQNLPATGENSVKARLKKWTRGHPLGWAFDNPSDTQDFSGASLFGYDYTEFLDDPEIRTPIVAYLLHLTESLITGDPFVYFMEEFWKPLQDSMFSEFALNKQKTIRKQSGLGVFVTQSPSDVLGHPIGKTMVEQSVTQIFLPNPRADHADYVHGFKVTESEYRIIKNLGEASRMFLVKQGHGSAIVTFDLGSMPDILNVISGTTENVALLDRIREDVGDAPEAWMPVLHERIAARRGLIK